In Microbulbifer sp. GL-2, the following are encoded in one genomic region:
- a CDS encoding STAS/SEC14 domain-containing protein produces the protein MKTKRHGISIGMERIDNDFFLYLKAIGQLTHEDYERITPLLEYALEGVKNPQVQMLIDLREFEGWGLHAIWDEFKMALKHGNEFSQVAVLGDEEWQEIATKVGGWFMSGEVRYFEEQHKAMDWLSQASKEKEKHSQTEAMKI, from the coding sequence ATGAAAACTAAGCGTCACGGCATATCAATTGGCATGGAGAGAATTGACAATGATTTCTTTCTTTACCTTAAAGCAATCGGCCAGCTGACCCATGAAGATTATGAGCGGATAACACCTCTGCTTGAATATGCCCTGGAAGGTGTAAAAAACCCTCAAGTACAGATGCTTATTGATCTCAGAGAATTTGAAGGATGGGGGCTGCACGCGATATGGGATGAATTTAAAATGGCATTAAAACATGGCAATGAATTCTCCCAGGTCGCCGTCCTTGGGGATGAAGAATGGCAGGAAATAGCCACCAAGGTTGGGGGATGGTTTATGAGTGGTGAAGTGCGCTATTTCGAGGAACAGCACAAGGCCATGGACTGGTTATCACAGGCATCAAAGGAAAAGGAAAAGCACAGCCAAACTGAAGCCATGAAAATTTAG
- a CDS encoding adenosine deaminase codes for MSIADPDFIKALPKAELHLHIEGSLEPELMFELSKRNNIEIPFTSVEEIKAAYKFHNLQSFLDIYYQGASVLIHERDFYDLTMAYLQRCREDNVAHTEIFFDPQTHTERGVDIGVVIHGIHNALKDAENEWGISSHLILCFLRHLSEEDAIATLEAAKPHLKFIKGVGLDSSELGHPPSKFKNVFTKAKELGLERVAHAGEEGPAEYIKEALDILDVSRIDHGVRCVEDEALIERLKENNIPLTVCPLSNTALCVYDDMSEHPILDLLEQGLCVTVNADDPAYFGGYLNRNYLALSDSLGMTREQAKQLALNSFKASYIPDSEKQKWAEVIASIETVAEA; via the coding sequence ATGAGCATCGCCGATCCGGATTTTATTAAAGCACTGCCTAAAGCAGAGCTGCACTTGCACATCGAAGGCTCCTTGGAGCCAGAACTCATGTTCGAGCTGAGCAAACGCAACAATATTGAAATCCCCTTCACCAGTGTTGAGGAAATCAAAGCTGCCTATAAATTTCACAATCTACAGTCATTTCTGGATATCTATTACCAAGGTGCGTCAGTTCTGATTCATGAACGGGACTTTTACGACCTGACAATGGCTTATCTACAGCGCTGCCGGGAAGATAATGTCGCTCACACCGAGATTTTCTTTGATCCACAAACCCATACGGAAAGAGGGGTCGATATCGGCGTGGTCATCCACGGAATTCACAATGCTTTAAAAGATGCTGAAAACGAATGGGGAATTAGCAGTCACCTGATACTCTGTTTCCTGCGCCACCTCAGTGAAGAAGACGCCATTGCCACCCTGGAAGCAGCCAAACCCCACCTCAAATTCATAAAAGGCGTCGGCTTGGACTCCTCTGAGCTGGGCCATCCGCCGAGTAAGTTTAAAAATGTTTTCACCAAAGCCAAAGAGTTAGGCCTGGAGCGCGTTGCTCATGCCGGTGAGGAAGGACCGGCAGAATATATTAAAGAGGCCCTCGATATACTCGATGTAAGCCGCATTGACCATGGGGTTCGCTGTGTAGAGGATGAGGCGCTAATAGAACGCCTTAAAGAAAATAATATTCCTCTCACTGTATGCCCACTCTCCAATACTGCCCTCTGCGTCTATGACGATATGAGTGAACACCCAATTCTCGACCTGCTCGAGCAGGGGCTCTGCGTTACCGTAAACGCCGATGACCCAGCTTATTTTGGTGGTTACCTAAACCGGAATTACCTGGCGCTGAGCGATAGCCTGGGCATGACGAGGGAACAGGCAAAACAACTGGCCCTTAACAGCTTTAAGGCCAGCTACATCCCGGATAGCGAAAAGCAAAAGTGGGCGGAAGTAATTGCCTCAATCGAGACGGTAGCGGAAGCTTAA
- the fnr gene encoding fumarate/nitrate reduction transcriptional regulator Fnr, whose product MIDSSVAVSCSNCSVRRLCLPAGLSQADIDRLEQVTRRKKIVKAGEALYRSGDPFANLYAIRSGSFKTVVIAADGDTQVTHFALPGELLGLDAYSSRVHPSYAEALEDSSVCLLPFTQLELLAHQVTALQQQIFSIFSEELRQENDILMLLGKRSADTRLAALLINISSRYSRRGYSHSEFVLSMPRTDIANYLGLTAETVSRLFSRFQRENLIKVSGRAVEIVDLVGLSELAGTHCGYDED is encoded by the coding sequence ATGATTGACTCCTCAGTGGCGGTTAGCTGCAGTAACTGCTCCGTAAGACGTTTATGCCTGCCCGCGGGATTATCTCAAGCGGATATTGATCGACTAGAGCAGGTTACACGCAGAAAGAAAATTGTAAAAGCAGGGGAGGCCCTGTATCGCTCCGGTGATCCTTTTGCCAACCTTTATGCGATTCGCTCCGGAAGTTTTAAAACTGTAGTCATCGCTGCCGATGGTGATACGCAGGTAACACACTTTGCACTTCCTGGAGAATTACTTGGCCTCGATGCTTATAGTAGCCGGGTCCACCCCAGTTATGCCGAAGCACTGGAAGACAGCAGCGTCTGCCTGCTGCCTTTTACCCAGTTGGAGTTATTGGCTCATCAGGTAACGGCACTACAGCAACAAATATTCAGTATTTTTTCTGAGGAATTGCGCCAGGAAAACGATATCCTAATGCTGCTTGGCAAGCGCTCAGCGGATACACGCTTGGCTGCATTGCTCATTAATATTTCCAGTCGTTATTCCCGTCGCGGTTATTCCCATAGTGAGTTCGTATTGTCTATGCCTCGAACTGATATTGCCAATTACCTGGGCTTGACTGCAGAAACAGTTAGTCGGCTTTTCTCGCGCTTCCAGCGTGAAAATTTAATAAAGGTGAGTGGGCGGGCTGTGGAAATTGTGGATCTGGTGGGGCTCAGTGAGTTGGCTGGAACCCACTGTGGTTACGATGAGGATTAA
- the glyA gene encoding serine hydroxymethyltransferase has protein sequence MFDSSVTLASYDPEIWEAIREEDSRQEDHIELIASENYTSPQVMEAQGSSLTNKYAEGYPGKRYYGGCEYVDKVETLAIERAKALFGADYANVQPHSGSQANSAVYQALCAPGDTVLGMSLAHGGHLTHGARVNFSGKIYNAVQYGLNPETGEVDYEEVERLALEHKPKMIVAGFSAYSRVMDWARFREIADKVGAYLFVDMAHVAGLVATGEYPSPIPHADVVTSTTHKTLRGPRGGIILARANEEIEKKLNSAVFPGGQGGPLMHVIAAKAVSFKEAMTPEYKDYQKKVVENARAMAETFLDRGINIVSGGTDDHLMLVDLIGKEYTGKDADEALGNANITVNKNAVPNDPRSPFITSGLRVGTPAITTRGFGVMETQQLTHWICDVLDALEKGDVESTIAEVKQKVLEICAQFPVYKQA, from the coding sequence ATGTTTGATTCATCAGTCACGCTCGCTTCTTATGATCCCGAAATCTGGGAAGCCATTCGGGAAGAAGACTCTCGCCAGGAAGATCATATAGAGTTGATCGCCTCTGAGAATTATACCAGCCCGCAAGTCATGGAAGCCCAGGGCAGCAGCCTGACCAATAAATACGCTGAAGGCTATCCGGGTAAGCGTTACTACGGCGGCTGTGAGTATGTAGATAAAGTGGAAACCCTGGCGATAGAGCGTGCTAAGGCGCTGTTTGGTGCCGATTACGCCAATGTCCAGCCCCACTCTGGCTCTCAGGCCAACTCCGCTGTTTACCAGGCTCTGTGCGCACCGGGTGATACCGTTCTGGGTATGAGCCTGGCCCACGGTGGTCACCTGACTCACGGAGCTCGAGTTAACTTCTCTGGTAAGATCTACAACGCTGTCCAGTACGGGTTGAACCCTGAAACTGGTGAAGTGGATTATGAGGAAGTAGAGCGCCTGGCACTTGAGCACAAGCCGAAAATGATCGTTGCTGGCTTTTCTGCCTATAGCCGTGTCATGGACTGGGCGCGTTTCCGCGAGATTGCAGACAAAGTCGGTGCTTACCTGTTCGTCGATATGGCGCACGTTGCCGGTCTGGTTGCCACAGGTGAATATCCCTCGCCAATCCCTCACGCGGATGTAGTGACCTCCACTACCCATAAAACCCTGCGTGGTCCACGCGGTGGTATTATCCTGGCGCGTGCCAATGAGGAAATTGAGAAGAAGCTGAACTCCGCCGTATTCCCCGGTGGTCAGGGCGGTCCCTTGATGCATGTAATTGCAGCTAAGGCGGTTTCCTTCAAAGAAGCCATGACTCCAGAATACAAAGACTACCAGAAGAAAGTGGTGGAAAATGCCCGGGCTATGGCCGAGACCTTTCTGGATCGCGGAATCAATATCGTTTCCGGTGGTACTGACGACCATCTGATGCTGGTGGATTTGATCGGCAAGGAGTACACCGGTAAAGATGCCGATGAAGCCCTGGGTAATGCCAATATCACCGTGAACAAGAACGCTGTCCCCAATGACCCGCGTTCCCCATTCATCACCAGCGGCCTGCGGGTCGGTACCCCGGCGATTACTACCCGTGGTTTTGGTGTGATGGAAACCCAACAGCTGACGCACTGGATCTGCGATGTTCTGGATGCGCTGGAGAAGGGTGATGTGGAGTCCACTATCGCCGAAGTAAAGCAGAAGGTATTGGAGATCTGTGCTCAGTTCCCTGTGTACAAGCAGGCCTGA
- the ribBA gene encoding bifunctional 3,4-dihydroxy-2-butanone-4-phosphate synthase/GTP cyclohydrolase II — protein MELNTVEELIDDIRQGKMVILMDDEDRENEGDLVMAAEQVRAEDINFMATHARGLICMPMSRERCEQLDLPLMSRENGAQFSTNFTVSIEAAEGVTTGISAADRARTVRAAVGRSAKPSDIVQPGHIFPIMAQPGGVLSRAGHTEAGCDLSRLAGFEPSAVIVEIMNEDGTMARRPDLEKFAKEHNLKIGTIADLINYRALNEKTVECVNERKVRTEFGEFTLRTYLDKARRERHFAFIKGDPTPEEPTLVRVHVGNTLRDVLTIRRGDEKFIPWTFRRAMQRIEKEGKGVVVLICHNETTEEIEESIDWLISGKQQRPSQDLVYKQVGTGSQILRDLKVRKMRLMSAPFKFSAISGFELEVEEYLNADE, from the coding sequence ATGGAACTAAATACGGTTGAAGAACTGATCGATGATATCCGCCAGGGCAAAATGGTGATCCTGATGGATGACGAGGATCGTGAGAATGAAGGTGACCTGGTGATGGCGGCGGAGCAGGTACGCGCCGAAGACATCAACTTTATGGCCACCCATGCCCGCGGTCTGATCTGTATGCCTATGTCCCGGGAGCGCTGTGAGCAACTGGACCTGCCGCTGATGTCGCGGGAAAATGGTGCCCAGTTCAGCACCAATTTCACCGTATCTATTGAGGCTGCCGAGGGTGTTACCACGGGTATTTCTGCCGCGGACCGCGCTCGAACCGTACGCGCCGCTGTGGGCAGGAGTGCCAAGCCCAGTGATATCGTGCAGCCCGGCCACATTTTCCCGATTATGGCTCAGCCTGGTGGTGTTTTAAGTCGTGCGGGGCACACCGAAGCGGGTTGCGACCTGTCCCGCCTGGCGGGTTTTGAGCCCTCTGCAGTGATCGTTGAAATCATGAACGAAGACGGCACCATGGCGCGCCGCCCGGACCTGGAAAAGTTTGCCAAAGAGCATAATCTCAAGATCGGTACCATTGCCGATCTGATTAATTACCGCGCCCTTAATGAGAAAACAGTAGAGTGCGTTAACGAGCGTAAAGTACGCACCGAGTTCGGTGAATTCACACTGCGCACTTACCTCGACAAGGCCCGTCGCGAGCGTCACTTTGCCTTTATTAAGGGCGACCCGACACCTGAGGAGCCAACCCTGGTGCGGGTGCATGTAGGGAATACCCTGCGCGATGTACTCACTATTCGCCGCGGAGATGAGAAATTTATCCCGTGGACTTTCCGCCGTGCCATGCAGCGTATCGAGAAAGAGGGCAAGGGCGTGGTGGTGCTTATTTGCCATAACGAAACCACCGAAGAGATCGAAGAGAGCATCGACTGGCTGATCAGCGGCAAGCAGCAGCGACCCAGCCAGGACCTTGTATACAAGCAGGTGGGCACAGGCTCACAAATCCTGCGCGATCTTAAGGTACGCAAAATGCGTCTCATGAGCGCTCCCTTCAAGTTCAGCGCCATCTCCGGTTTTGAGCTGGAAGTGGAAGAGTACCTGAATGCCGACGAGTAA
- a CDS encoding hemerythrin domain-containing protein, which translates to MNVIYRQLCCDHKHMQQMLDAFEQLLLDLFGRSDRDPNTLSLILDALDYFSVYPDKYHHPVEDLILARLLNKPIHEREAIYEAQMQHEQIAAATKHMCALFYAVANDAMVERRVLQGASNTYLELQRSHISLENSAIFPQIEQYLDAEDWEQIHKQVKEIKDPFFDEDAKKIYESLRDYLVQPEKALA; encoded by the coding sequence ATGAATGTCATCTACCGGCAACTGTGCTGTGACCACAAACATATGCAGCAGATGCTCGATGCTTTTGAGCAATTGCTACTGGATCTTTTTGGGCGCAGTGACCGCGATCCCAATACCCTGTCGTTGATTCTCGATGCCCTGGATTATTTTTCAGTCTACCCGGATAAGTACCACCATCCGGTGGAGGACCTGATTCTTGCCCGACTCCTGAATAAACCGATTCATGAGCGGGAAGCAATCTATGAAGCACAGATGCAACACGAACAGATTGCAGCAGCTACCAAGCACATGTGTGCACTCTTTTATGCAGTGGCTAATGATGCCATGGTTGAGCGAAGGGTATTACAGGGCGCCAGCAATACATATTTGGAACTACAACGCAGCCATATCAGCCTGGAAAACTCAGCGATATTTCCCCAGATAGAGCAATACCTGGATGCTGAGGATTGGGAGCAAATACATAAGCAAGTTAAAGAAATCAAAGATCCATTTTTTGACGAGGATGCAAAGAAAATCTACGAATCTTTACGCGATTACTTAGTACAACCAGAAAAAGCCCTCGCCTGA
- the nrdR gene encoding transcriptional regulator NrdR, whose protein sequence is MHCPFCSAEETKVVDSRLVAEGDQVRRRRECLDCHERFTTFETAELLLPRVIKQNGQREPFNEEKLRAGIQRAVEKRPVSIERVESAVSQIKHALQATGERELPARAIGELVMEQLRELDQVAYVRFASVYRRFEDVSEFSEEIERLTSKGTHSK, encoded by the coding sequence ATGCACTGTCCTTTCTGCAGCGCAGAAGAAACCAAAGTAGTCGATTCCCGTTTGGTGGCCGAGGGTGACCAGGTACGCCGTCGGCGTGAATGCCTCGATTGTCACGAGCGTTTTACCACTTTTGAAACCGCTGAATTATTGCTGCCACGTGTAATTAAGCAAAACGGCCAGCGAGAGCCGTTTAATGAAGAAAAACTGCGTGCGGGTATCCAGCGCGCGGTAGAGAAGCGCCCGGTCAGCATCGAGCGGGTGGAGTCCGCGGTATCCCAAATCAAACACGCGCTGCAGGCCACCGGCGAGCGTGAACTGCCTGCGCGTGCTATTGGTGAGCTGGTCATGGAGCAACTGCGTGAACTGGACCAAGTGGCCTATGTGCGCTTTGCGTCAGTCTATCGGCGCTTTGAGGATGTCAGTGAATTCAGTGAGGAGATCGAGCGCCTGACCAGCAAGGGAACTCATTCAAAATGA
- the fnr gene encoding fumarate/nitrate reduction transcriptional regulator Fnr, which translates to MIDSSVAVSCGNCSVRRLCLPAGLSQADIARLEKVTRRKKIVKAGEVLFRSGDPFQNLYAIRSGSFKSVVIASDGDTQVTHFALPGELLGLDAYSKRIHSSYAEALEDSSVCLLPFAQLELLAQQVPTLQQQIYSIFSEELRQENDILLLLGKRSAETRLAALLINISSRYASRGYSHSEFVLSMPRIDIANYLGLTAETVSRVFSRFQREGLIKVNGRVIKFLDLLGLSEVAGTHCGYDNEGGG; encoded by the coding sequence ATGATTGATTCATCGGTAGCGGTAAGTTGCGGTAACTGTTCAGTCAGGCGCCTGTGTTTGCCCGCAGGTTTGTCCCAGGCTGATATTGCTCGGCTAGAAAAAGTCACTCGTCGTAAGAAAATTGTTAAGGCTGGTGAAGTTCTGTTTCGCTCTGGTGACCCTTTTCAAAATCTTTACGCAATACGTTCTGGTAGTTTTAAGAGTGTTGTAATTGCTTCCGATGGAGATACCCAGGTTACCCACTTTGCTCTTCCTGGCGAATTACTTGGGCTTGATGCCTATAGTAAGCGTATTCATTCCAGTTATGCTGAAGCGTTGGAGGATAGCAGTGTCTGTCTTTTGCCATTTGCGCAACTGGAATTGCTGGCTCAGCAAGTACCTACGCTGCAGCAGCAAATTTACAGTATTTTTTCCGAGGAACTACGTCAGGAAAATGACATTTTACTGTTGCTTGGCAAGAGATCTGCGGAAACAAGGCTTGCTGCCTTGCTTATTAATATTTCCAGCCGCTACGCTAGTCGTGGTTATTCCCATAGTGAATTCGTCCTCTCAATGCCGCGCATTGATATCGCCAATTACCTGGGGTTGACTGCTGAAACGGTTAGTCGGGTTTTTTCTCGTTTTCAGAGGGAAGGGCTGATTAAGGTAAACGGCAGAGTGATAAAGTTTCTGGATTTACTTGGGCTTAGTGAGGTGGCTGGGACTCATTGTGGTTATGACAATGAAGGTGGAGGCTAG
- the ribD gene encoding bifunctional diaminohydroxyphosphoribosylaminopyrimidine deaminase/5-amino-6-(5-phosphoribosylamino)uracil reductase RibD encodes MTQAVVNTPQSLMARAIQLAEHGLYTTMPNPRVGCVIADDEGVIVGEGWHKRAGEPHAEIEALRDAGERAQGATVYVTLEPCSHTGRTGPCAEALVEAGVARVIYGMQDPNPEVSDEGLQKLRDADIEVEGPILEEQCRALNPGFIKRMTLGLPLVRSKSAMSLDGRTAMASGESKWVSGPAARADVQRLRARSCAIITGVETVRFDNPNLNVRADEMALELLAAERAAEVQPLRVIVDSQLRTPAKAFILQGDAPTLVCTTERADRERRERLERAGAEVAVLPQDKEGRVDLLALLKELAKRQCNEVLVESGATLSGEFLYRGHVDELIVYMAPKLLGSTARPLFELPIERMGSMLPITITDMRAVGHDWRITATTDIER; translated from the coding sequence ATGACACAAGCTGTAGTAAATACTCCCCAGTCCCTGATGGCCCGTGCTATCCAGCTGGCAGAGCACGGCCTGTATACCACTATGCCCAACCCACGTGTGGGTTGTGTCATTGCCGATGATGAAGGTGTTATTGTCGGTGAAGGTTGGCACAAGCGCGCTGGTGAACCCCATGCTGAAATCGAGGCCCTGCGAGATGCGGGCGAGCGTGCCCAGGGTGCCACAGTGTATGTCACCCTTGAGCCCTGCAGCCATACTGGCCGCACCGGCCCTTGTGCTGAAGCATTGGTCGAGGCTGGAGTAGCTCGCGTAATTTACGGTATGCAGGACCCCAACCCCGAAGTTAGTGATGAGGGGTTGCAAAAGCTGCGCGATGCGGATATCGAGGTGGAAGGCCCGATATTGGAGGAGCAGTGCCGAGCTCTCAATCCGGGTTTTATTAAGAGAATGACCTTGGGATTACCCCTGGTGCGCAGTAAGTCTGCTATGAGCCTGGACGGCCGCACGGCAATGGCCAGCGGTGAATCCAAATGGGTATCCGGCCCTGCGGCGCGGGCAGATGTACAGCGCCTGAGGGCACGCAGCTGCGCGATCATCACAGGTGTCGAAACGGTGCGTTTCGATAATCCAAACCTGAATGTGCGCGCCGATGAAATGGCTCTGGAGCTGCTCGCTGCGGAGCGGGCAGCTGAGGTACAGCCATTGCGGGTGATTGTCGACAGCCAGCTGCGCACCCCCGCTAAAGCCTTTATTTTGCAGGGTGACGCCCCCACATTGGTGTGCACTACTGAGCGTGCAGATAGAGAGCGCCGCGAACGCCTGGAACGGGCGGGGGCTGAAGTGGCAGTTCTGCCGCAGGACAAAGAGGGGCGAGTAGATCTACTCGCTCTGCTAAAAGAATTGGCAAAGCGCCAGTGCAATGAGGTCCTGGTGGAGAGTGGTGCGACCCTCTCCGGCGAATTCCTGTATCGAGGACATGTAGATGAACTGATTGTCTACATGGCACCCAAGCTCCTCGGCAGCACAGCGCGGCCACTTTTCGAGTTGCCAATCGAGCGCATGGGTTCGATGCTGCCGATTACGATTACCGATATGCGTGCAGTCGGTCATGACTGGCGTATCACTGCAACAACCGATATTGAGCGCTGA
- the ribE gene encoding 6,7-dimethyl-8-ribityllumazine synthase has translation MSNIQVIEGDFVGSAGKYALLVSRWNSFVVESLKDGALDTLRRKGIKDEDITIYYAPGAFEFPLAAQKLAETKKFDAIIALGAVIRGGTPHFEYVAGECTKGLAQVSLNTGIPVTFGVLTVDSIEQAIERSGTKAGNKGCEAAETALEMVSLLGKI, from the coding sequence ATGAGTAATATTCAAGTAATCGAAGGGGATTTTGTCGGCAGTGCTGGTAAGTATGCACTGCTGGTAAGTCGCTGGAACAGTTTTGTGGTTGAAAGCCTGAAAGACGGTGCCCTGGATACCTTGCGTCGCAAGGGCATCAAGGATGAAGATATTACTATCTACTACGCTCCGGGCGCTTTCGAGTTTCCACTGGCCGCTCAAAAACTGGCCGAGACCAAGAAGTTCGATGCCATTATCGCCTTGGGTGCGGTAATTCGTGGTGGCACCCCGCACTTCGAATATGTCGCTGGTGAATGCACCAAAGGCCTGGCTCAGGTATCCCTCAATACTGGTATCCCGGTAACTTTTGGCGTGCTTACTGTGGATTCCATCGAACAGGCGATCGAGCGTTCCGGTACCAAGGCCGGTAACAAAGGCTGTGAGGCCGCTGAGACCGCCCTGGAAATGGTTTCCCTGCTTGGCAAAATTTAA
- a CDS encoding outer membrane beta-barrel protein produces the protein MKRTTNYIGALIFALCSSIALAEGGYWGATAGIMDFDFNGVDNPIGVGLRAGYSQISGWGLEAEYIDSLVGGETEVLGKAVDVDMYSLAGYVTYRSLGEIYIKGRLGLLYEDVSVGSESSDDFGISAGAGIGFVLGANSNIELEYTVLEKDVGLWSGAFTYRF, from the coding sequence ATGAAAAGAACCACAAACTATATTGGCGCTCTGATCTTCGCTTTATGCTCTTCCATTGCTTTGGCCGAAGGGGGCTATTGGGGGGCTACAGCAGGAATAATGGATTTCGACTTTAACGGCGTCGACAACCCTATCGGGGTTGGTTTGAGAGCCGGTTATTCACAGATATCGGGATGGGGGCTAGAGGCGGAGTATATTGACTCCCTGGTGGGTGGCGAGACGGAAGTTCTGGGTAAAGCAGTTGATGTGGACATGTATAGCCTTGCGGGTTATGTCACTTATCGATCCCTCGGTGAGATTTATATCAAGGGGCGTCTGGGGCTTTTATACGAGGATGTCTCTGTGGGCAGTGAAAGCAGCGATGATTTTGGTATTTCAGCGGGAGCAGGTATTGGCTTTGTTCTTGGGGCCAACAGTAATATCGAGCTGGAATATACTGTTCTTGAAAAAGATGTAGGTCTTTGGTCCGGGGCCTTTACTTATCGCTTTTGA
- the hemN gene encoding oxygen-independent coproporphyrinogen III oxidase: MMRKTKSNMGGLSEELLSRYSGPCPRYTSYPTADRFKPLDGNIRPWEALQNIRSLSLYIHIPFCRSLCYFCACNKVITSQYGLASSYLDNLLQEARWYRDKVAQVPVTQLHLGGGTPTFLSDGDMRRLMEGLGEVFDLRPGDGVEYSIEADPRTLELETLDTLRDLGFNRLSLGVQDFDIEVQRSINRICSADQVTELTDAARERGFESISYDLIYGLPKQNLNSLHSTLDKVLDLQPDRIALYHYAHLPHRFKAQRLIDTDLIPSAAEKVAMQLAAVEHLGQAGYEFLGMDHFARPGDELAKASHAGMLQRNFQGYTLMPADALVGLGASAISYSRDGFWQNLHRLKEYAQAIGDRGNASCRGWFLDREDRLRQWVITELMCRLRLDKGEAERRAGASFDAYFYEEIQRLQPMFDDGLIYQDKDSIVVTEQGRWFVRNVASAFDSYLHNQHTDAQYSRVL; encoded by the coding sequence AGGCCATGGGAAGCATTGCAGAATATTCGCAGCCTTTCCCTTTATATTCATATCCCCTTTTGCCGCTCCCTGTGTTACTTCTGCGCCTGTAACAAGGTAATTACTTCTCAATACGGCCTTGCCTCCAGCTACCTGGATAACCTGCTGCAGGAGGCGCGCTGGTACCGCGATAAGGTGGCACAAGTGCCGGTCACCCAGTTGCACCTGGGCGGGGGCACACCCACTTTTCTCAGTGATGGGGACATGCGACGTTTGATGGAGGGGTTGGGTGAAGTGTTCGACCTTCGCCCCGGCGATGGTGTGGAATACAGTATTGAAGCCGATCCGCGTACTTTGGAATTGGAAACTCTGGATACCCTGCGGGATCTGGGATTCAATCGTCTTAGTCTCGGGGTCCAGGACTTCGATATCGAGGTACAGAGGTCTATTAATCGTATCTGCAGTGCCGACCAGGTTACCGAGTTGACGGATGCGGCGCGCGAACGGGGGTTCGAATCCATTTCCTATGATCTGATTTACGGCCTTCCAAAACAAAACCTAAATAGCCTGCACAGCACATTGGACAAAGTCCTGGACTTGCAGCCAGATCGTATCGCCCTTTATCACTACGCGCATTTACCCCATCGCTTTAAGGCTCAGCGCCTGATTGACACCGACCTGATTCCCTCGGCTGCAGAGAAAGTAGCCATGCAGCTGGCTGCGGTAGAGCACTTGGGACAGGCTGGATATGAGTTCCTTGGCATGGATCATTTTGCTCGCCCGGGAGATGAGCTGGCGAAAGCTTCTCATGCGGGTATGTTACAAAGAAATTTCCAAGGTTATACCTTGATGCCCGCTGATGCCCTTGTTGGATTGGGAGCCTCGGCGATCAGTTATAGTCGCGATGGTTTTTGGCAAAACCTTCACCGTTTGAAAGAATATGCGCAAGCTATTGGTGACAGGGGTAATGCATCTTGCCGGGGATGGTTTTTAGATCGGGAAGACCGTTTGCGTCAGTGGGTAATTACAGAATTAATGTGCCGCCTGCGCCTGGATAAAGGTGAAGCGGAACGTCGTGCAGGGGCTTCCTTTGATGCCTATTTTTATGAGGAAATTCAGCGTTTACAGCCTATGTTTGACGATGGTCTAATTTACCAAGATAAAGATAGTATTGTTGTAACTGAGCAGGGGCGCTGGTTCGTGCGCAATGTAGCTTCAGCTTTTGATAGTTATTTACATAACCAGCATACAGATGCGCAATATTCCCGGGTTCTTTAA
- the nusB gene encoding transcription antitermination factor NusB translates to MTVTASARRKARHYAMQALYQWQIAGASLSAIEAEFHADNDMSKTDVEYFRDIFHGVAKSLDEVENAFTPHLDRKVEDLDPVSRALLRMSTYELKNRIDVPYKVVINEAVALAKKFGPTDAFKFINGILDKTAADLRASEVAADKKA, encoded by the coding sequence ATGACTGTAACTGCATCCGCTCGCCGTAAGGCGCGTCACTACGCCATGCAGGCTCTCTACCAATGGCAGATCGCTGGCGCCAGCCTCAGTGCGATTGAAGCTGAGTTCCACGCTGACAACGATATGAGCAAGACCGACGTGGAATATTTCCGCGATATTTTTCACGGTGTTGCCAAGAGTCTGGACGAAGTGGAAAACGCCTTCACGCCGCATCTGGACCGAAAAGTGGAAGACCTGGACCCAGTGTCCCGAGCCCTTCTGCGCATGTCCACTTACGAGCTGAAAAACCGTATTGATGTGCCCTACAAAGTTGTGATTAACGAAGCTGTAGCACTGGCAAAAAAATTTGGTCCCACCGATGCCTTCAAATTTATCAATGGCATCCTGGACAAGACTGCTGCAGACCTTCGTGCATCTGAAGTGGCTGCGGATAAGAAAGCCTGA